One Trichoderma asperellum chromosome 5, complete sequence genomic region harbors:
- a CDS encoding uncharacterized protein (EggNog:ENOG41~TransMembrane:1 (o525-546i)) has translation MPRDKERESDAEASRRPSVGKTDSPKGGSGSRVSLACLPCRSRHVRCDAKKPRCNRCCEENKECSYTKSRRGGLDRAALAARRSQIAALTAAKNGGHLSPAGSVDGTSSTPDVLMSRDDPQASMDVLEDSLMAHQPLDPSLFTPPDDSWSSSSVVLPASDLQSIDITRDAFIDVYYNCFHRYHPCVLPRQFFEQYLQDPNRQDELKPLVYLMRFVGSIYLSSHQPSLRPKCSQLEELVSSTLAQMPTTSMNFFMVQCHLIFSICLYWRGNVPKSRLHMGMARQLALDVGMHRREFAAEHGNGDAVLEESWRRTWWQVYIVDAMYSAIKRSADFPSYRVESTTDLPCEEEDYERGTIPRPRTWEEFDSREFLAEDIVFSSFAYLIGGIRGMASAMFRALSLPTNSSEAGGSSPKVLESVDSIIEGWLLLLPESKRDIFSADGQVDELLFQAMMALHATTVGLHRPFSNCAFDPLECISSCSTPPPAGSHSDPSNEFRSIHTIKCIRAAEAQIGLLALPTKPCSHTPFVVCMLTTGTLALLAACRYTLRGQKLAVARDQIRMSIGCHKAMASVWSQAGSNLHEVQAIACEVLGLPMGNHNNHKQIKPPLSQVSSSPEPPSIPEPNSHDASCGSDALNSMAMDNLQAYWNMAATQPDMSFSWWAGGDETV, from the exons ATGCCACGGGACAAGGAGAGGGAATCAGATGCAGAGGCCTCACGGCGACCGTCCGTGGGCAAGACTGACTCCCCAAAAGGAGGATCCGGATCCCGCGTATCACTAGCCTGTCTGCCGTGCAGGAGCCGCCATGTCCGCTGTGACGCAAAGAAGCCGCGGTGCAATCGCTGCTGTGAGGAGAACAAGGAGTGCAGCTATACGAAGTCGAGGCGAGGCGGCCTTGACAgagcagcgctggcagcTCGCCGTAGCCAAATTGCCGCGCTGACTGCAGCCAAGAATGGCGGCCATCTCTCTCCAGCGGGCAGCGTTGACGGGACCAGCAGCACGCCGGATGTGTTGATGAGCAGGGATGATCCACAGGCGTCGATGGATGTGCTTGAGGATAGCTTGATGGCACATCAGCCGCTGGATCCTAGCCTGTTTACTCCTCCAGACGATTCATGGTCATCGTCCAGCGTTGTTCTGCCCGCATCAGACCTGCAATCCATCGACATCACCAGAGACGCCTTCATCGATGTCTATTACAACTGCTTCCACCGCTACCACCCTTGTGTGCTTCCCCGGCAATTTTTCGAGCAGTACTTACAGGATCCAAACCGGCAAGATGAGCTGAAGCCGCTGGTGTACTTGATGCGCTTCGTCGGCAGCATCTACCTAAGCTCCCATCAGCCCTCACTGCGACCAAAGTGCTCTCAGCTGGAAGAACTGGTGTCCTCGACACTTGCCCAGATGCCAACAACGTCGATGAATTTCTTCATGGTCCAGTGTCATCTCATCTTTTCCATATGCTTGTACTGGCGCGGAAATGTCCCCAAATCACGACTGCATATGGGCATGGCGAGACAGCTCGCGCTCGACGTAGGCATGCACCGCCGTGAATTCGCAGCAGAACACGGCAACGGCGATGCTGTTTTGGAAGAATCATGGCGGCGGACCTGGTGGCAAGTGTACATTGTCGACGCAATGTATTCCGCTATCAAGCGGAGTGCCGATTTCCCGTCGTACCGTGTCGAATCAACAACAGACCTGCCctgcgaggaagaagactaCGAGCGTGGG ACTATTCCTCGGCCAAGGACGTGGGAAGAATTCGATTCTCGGGAGTTTCTCGCCGAAGACATTGTCTTTTCATCCTTTGCCTACCTCATCGGAGGCATCCGCGGCATGGCTTCAGCCATGTTCAGagctctctctttgccaACGAATTCATCTGAGGCTGGAGGCTCTTCGCCCAAAGTGCTGGAATCCGTCGATTCCATCATCGAAGGGTGGCTTCTGCTGTTGCCAGAGTCAAAACGAGACATCTTCTCAGCAGACGGCCAGGTTGACGAGCTGCTTTTCCAAGCCATGATGGCTCTCCATGC AACAACCGTAGGACTCCACAGACCATTTTCAAACTGTGCATTCGATCCCCTAGAATGCATCTCGAGCTGCTCCACGCCTCCGCCAGCAGGATCTCACTCCGATCCCAGCAATGAATTCAGAAGCATCCATACAATCAAATGCATCCGCGCAGCCGAGGCACAAATCGGTCTTCTCGCCTTGCCCACAAAGCCATGCAGCCACACGCCATTCGTAGTTTGCATGCTCACCACAGGCACGCTTGCGCTTCTGGCTGCCTGCCGATACACCCTCCGAGGCCAGAAACTCGCCGTGGCGCGAGACCAGATCCGCATGAGCATCGGATGCCACAAGGCAATGGCAAGCGTGTGGTCTCAAGCCGGAAGCAACTTGCACGAAGTCCAGGCCATTGCCTGCGAAGTCTTGGGGCTGCCGATGGGAAATCATAATAATCATAAACAGATCAAACCACCACTAAGTCAGGTATCTTCAAGCCCAGAGCCGCCGTCGATTCCAGAGCCGAATTCTCACGATGCCTCCTGCGGCAGTGACGCCCTCAACTCAATGGCAATGGATAATTTGCAGGCATACTGGAACATGGCAGCCACACAGCCAGATATGTCTTTTTCATGGTGGGCGGGTGGAGATGAAACCGTATAA
- a CDS encoding uncharacterized protein (EggNog:ENOG41), with protein sequence MAKTQKTAPSRRSRAARRATSPSINTDKSLKNATLPASSAPAALPRPSVLAARHNAGVTKKTRRGRAVSAKGRRRQEKGLEMAEAVVERTSKKLEKSLGKARVVQSRAKKWDDINKDAQKSKENAFAVLMQDGDDEDKEEREWETDEEMDGENAAKDAAPAPPAAAAPQPAMAAPMLDDDDDEIL encoded by the exons ATGGCAAAGACTCAGAAAACAG CCCCCTCAAGGCGCTCCCGCGCCGCCCGCCGCGCAACATCCCCCTCCATCAACACCGACAAGTCTCTCAAGAACGCCACCCTCCCAGCCTCTTCAGCGCCCGCCGCCCTCCCCAGACCGTCCGTCCTCGCAGCCCGCCACAACGCCGGCGTCACCAAGAAAACCAGGCGCGGCCGCGCCGTCTCCGCAAagggccgccgccgccaggaAAAGGGCCTCGAGATGGCCGAGGCCGTCGTCGAGCGCACGagcaagaagctggagaagagcctCGGCAAGGCGCGCGTCGTGCAGTCGCGGGCCAAGAAGTGGGACGACATCAACAAGGACGCGCAGAAGAGCAAGGAGAATGCCTTTGCGGTGCTGATGCAGGacggcgatgacgaggacaaggaagagagggagtGGGAGACGgacgaggagatggatggcgAAAATGCTGCAAAGGATGccgctcctgctcctcctgctgctgctgctccccagccggcgatggctgcaCCAATGctggatgacgacgatgacgagattCTATAA
- a CDS encoding uncharacterized protein (SECRETED:SignalP(1-36)~MEROPS:MER0000597), whose product MISHLIGHPVRFAISTLKITCLAHLTLSHLLQVSPAQGPSMLPTFTVDGDWIAADMTARLGRRIKVGDLVLYKIPIFASQNGVKRVIGMPGDYVSLGTPGERGEEQMIQVPEGHCWIVGDNLPASRDSRQFGPLPLALVQGRIIGKILPWKDRQWAKDGLLKIDS is encoded by the exons ATGATCTCCCACCTCATCGGCCACCCCGTCCGCTTCGCCATCTCCACACTCAAAATCACCTGCCTCGCCCACCTCACCCTCTCTCACCTCCTCCAAGTCTCCCCCGCCCAAGGGCCTTCCATGCTGCCCACCTTCACCGTCGACGGCGACTGGATTGCCGCCGACATGACCGCCCGCCTCGGCCGCCGTATCAAAGTCGGCGACCTCGTGCTCTACAAGATCCCCATCTTCGCCAGCCAGAACGGCGTCAAGCGCGTCATCGGCATGCCGGGCGACTACGTCTCGCTGGGCACTCCCGGCGAGAGGGGCGAGGAGCAGATGATTCAG GTTCCCGAGGGCCATTGTTGGATCGTTGGAGACAATCTTCCAGCCTCCCGAGACTCACGGCAATTCGGCCCTCTACCACTTGCTTTGGTCCAGGGAAGGATCATCGGCAAAATCTTGCCGTGGAAAGACCGTCAATGGGCCAAAGACGGCCTTCTCAAAATAGACTCATAA